The following coding sequences are from one Natrarchaeobaculum sulfurireducens window:
- a CDS encoding ArsA family ATPase encodes MDRYVFFGGKGGVGKTTVSSAYAYKCAAAGLETLLVSTDPAHSVGDLFEQSFDDDPRAVEGVEHLSAMEIDPDEEVSRHLQDVKRKLSDQVSAAMVNAVDRQIEMAHGTPGAYEAALFDRFVDVMRDGDAYDRIVFDTSPTGGTLRLLSLPEYLEGWIDRLLAKRRKSIDLFEKAAIGGREPRRVLEGDPVLAHLRARKEFFEDAGRMLREDAAFFLVFNPDSLSIRETERAIDRLDEQGLSVRGLVANRFTPAPDPDEEGRGATYLRSRVETERERLETARGELSPPILATIETYVEEVRTDRLASVADELEIDVDRTRRPTS; translated from the coding sequence ATGGATCGATACGTCTTCTTCGGCGGCAAAGGCGGCGTCGGCAAGACGACCGTCTCCTCGGCGTACGCGTACAAGTGTGCCGCGGCGGGGCTCGAGACGCTGCTCGTCTCGACGGACCCGGCGCACTCCGTTGGCGACCTCTTCGAGCAGTCGTTCGACGACGATCCCAGAGCCGTCGAGGGAGTCGAACACCTCTCGGCGATGGAGATCGACCCCGACGAGGAGGTCTCGAGACACCTCCAGGACGTCAAGCGAAAGCTCTCGGATCAGGTGTCGGCGGCGATGGTCAACGCAGTCGATCGGCAGATCGAGATGGCCCACGGAACCCCCGGTGCCTACGAGGCGGCCCTGTTCGATCGCTTCGTCGACGTGATGCGAGACGGCGACGCCTACGACCGCATCGTCTTCGATACGTCACCGACCGGTGGCACCCTGCGACTGCTCTCGCTGCCGGAGTACCTCGAGGGGTGGATCGATCGGCTGCTGGCGAAACGACGAAAGAGCATCGATCTCTTCGAGAAGGCCGCGATCGGTGGCCGGGAGCCTCGTCGCGTTCTCGAGGGAGATCCCGTGCTGGCGCACTTGCGAGCGCGCAAAGAGTTCTTCGAGGACGCCGGACGGATGCTCCGGGAAGACGCCGCGTTCTTCCTCGTGTTCAACCCCGACTCGCTGTCGATTCGGGAGACGGAGCGGGCGATCGACCGACTCGACGAGCAGGGGCTATCGGTTCGGGGGCTCGTCGCCAATCGATTCACGCCGGCACCCGACCCCGACGAAGAGGGACGTGGGGCAACCTACCTTCGCTCGCGCGTCGAGACCGAACGCGAGCGACTCGAGACGGCACGGGGGGAGCTCTCACCGCCGATCCTCGCCACGATCGAGACGTACGTCGAGGAGGTGCGGACGGACCGTCTCGCGTCGGTCGCCGATGAACTCGAGATCGACGTCGACCGGACACGACGCCCGACGTCCTGA
- a CDS encoding CobW family GTP-binding protein yields MHTTIPVTVLSGSLGAGKTTLLNHLLRTAGDRDLAVLVNDMGDVNVDADLVAEGSDLDVEGGVAELSNGCICCELQADLETAVVRLAREREFDHLIVESSGISEPAPVARLFTTASRVAARYEIDALVTVLDTRLFLDAFAGQDVPERHGEADDEDVRPLSDLLIEQLEVANVVLLNKTDCCEPDELEEAEALVEALQPDATTIRTEFSAVDPDRLLGLERFDPDRMGELAGWQRALAEVDDHHEGEGHDGHEREDHEDDGHEREDHEDDEHEHGGHEHGHEHDGHDEHHHRHPDEVYGVDSFVFRARRPFHPGRFATFLRDLPAGIVRSKGTVWIAGNDGKVDVSQAGPSIRATVRGPWIASLPAVDQDLYRSNRPGLEWHDDHGDRLTELVFIGTEYDESRLRGQLESCLVDDEEWGAASLEDSNQFPVEQGEEAVVREPAD; encoded by the coding sequence ATGCACACGACGATCCCGGTTACCGTCCTCTCGGGAAGTCTGGGGGCTGGAAAGACGACGCTGCTCAATCACCTGTTGCGAACCGCCGGTGACCGCGACCTCGCCGTCCTGGTCAACGATATGGGCGACGTGAACGTCGACGCCGACCTCGTCGCCGAGGGGTCGGACCTCGACGTCGAAGGGGGCGTCGCGGAGCTCTCGAACGGGTGTATCTGCTGTGAACTGCAAGCGGACCTCGAGACGGCCGTCGTTCGGCTGGCTCGCGAGCGGGAGTTCGATCACCTGATCGTCGAATCCTCGGGCATCTCCGAACCGGCACCCGTCGCACGGCTGTTCACCACAGCATCGAGAGTCGCCGCGCGGTACGAGATCGACGCGCTGGTCACCGTTCTCGATACGCGGCTCTTCCTCGACGCCTTCGCGGGCCAAGACGTGCCCGAACGCCACGGTGAGGCGGACGACGAGGATGTCCGTCCGCTCTCCGATCTGCTGATCGAGCAACTCGAGGTGGCGAACGTCGTCCTGTTAAACAAGACAGACTGCTGTGAGCCGGACGAACTCGAGGAGGCCGAGGCGCTGGTCGAGGCGCTCCAGCCGGACGCGACGACGATCCGGACGGAGTTCAGCGCCGTCGACCCGGATCGACTCCTCGGACTCGAGCGATTCGACCCCGATCGGATGGGCGAACTCGCCGGCTGGCAGCGGGCGCTCGCCGAGGTCGACGACCACCACGAGGGTGAGGGCCACGACGGGCACGAACGCGAGGACCACGAGGACGACGGGCACGAACGCGAGGACCACGAGGACGACGAGCACGAACACGGGGGTCACGAGCACGGCCATGAACACGACGGCCACGACGAGCACCATCACCGCCACCCGGACGAGGTCTACGGTGTCGACTCGTTCGTCTTCCGGGCGCGTCGGCCGTTCCACCCCGGGCGGTTCGCGACGTTCCTGCGGGACCTCCCTGCCGGGATCGTCCGATCGAAGGGGACCGTCTGGATCGCCGGCAACGATGGCAAGGTCGACGTCTCACAGGCCGGTCCCTCGATCCGGGCGACCGTCCGCGGGCCGTGGATCGCTTCGCTCCCTGCGGTCGATCAGGACCTTTACCGGTCGAATCGGCCGGGACTCGAGTGGCACGACGACCACGGCGACCGGCTGACGGAACTCGTGTTCATCGGGACCGAGTACGACGAGTCCCGGCTTCGCGGACAACTCGAGTCGTGTCTGGTCGACGACGAAGAGTGGGGGGCGGCGTCGCTCGAGGACTCGAATCAGTTCCCAGTCGAACAGGGTGAGGAGGCCGTGGTCCGCGAGCCAGCCGACTGA
- a CDS encoding PQQ-binding-like beta-propeller repeat protein, producing the protein MPSRRTMLTSAAVACAGVVAGCAAPDDRTPNLSGEWTQLGYDATNRNAALDRTVPGSVATAWTAPTDRWPYVPPIVATDAVFLAASDSVRSLEARDGTERWHRILEGRIAAGLAVSDDVVLVPEHRLDDPDRLRALDLEDGKAHWTLEFESRPFAPSVADGRVVCRTQEACLAVESGEILWRTELDQLAYDEYNVPDADDLTSTIAPAVTADAVAVPDHDALVCLDPDDGTERWRVDLHGAISSPVAIDGAIVALGVHETVAVEADGTERWRIDRGGWGAIAAADEHVYTLARNGLSARSVADGDAAWEVSAGNEIYRGQPAIVGDAVLMADDDLLAVDRDGPGLASSGEVFRVGDDHHATTYGGVAVGAGRIFVVDGFENRLVAFEPES; encoded by the coding sequence ATGCCTTCCAGACGAACGATGCTCACGTCGGCCGCTGTGGCGTGTGCAGGCGTCGTCGCTGGCTGTGCAGCCCCCGACGACCGAACGCCGAACCTCTCCGGGGAGTGGACACAACTTGGCTACGACGCGACGAACCGAAACGCCGCGCTCGACCGAACGGTCCCCGGATCAGTCGCCACGGCGTGGACGGCCCCGACCGACCGCTGGCCGTACGTTCCCCCCATCGTTGCGACGGACGCCGTCTTCCTCGCTGCCTCTGACAGCGTCCGGTCGCTCGAGGCACGCGACGGAACCGAGCGGTGGCACCGGATTCTCGAGGGGCGAATCGCGGCGGGACTCGCCGTCTCCGACGACGTGGTACTCGTTCCAGAGCACCGCCTCGACGATCCGGACCGGTTACGAGCGCTCGATCTCGAGGATGGCAAAGCGCACTGGACACTCGAGTTCGAGAGTCGACCCTTTGCACCGAGCGTCGCCGACGGGCGGGTAGTCTGTCGCACGCAAGAGGCGTGTCTCGCCGTCGAGTCGGGTGAAATCCTGTGGCGGACCGAACTGGACCAACTCGCCTACGACGAGTACAACGTCCCCGACGCGGACGACCTCACGTCGACGATCGCCCCCGCGGTGACCGCCGATGCGGTGGCCGTCCCCGACCACGACGCCCTCGTCTGTCTCGACCCCGACGACGGGACCGAACGTTGGCGCGTCGACCTCCACGGTGCGATCTCGAGCCCCGTCGCGATCGACGGCGCGATCGTCGCACTCGGCGTGCACGAGACCGTCGCGGTCGAGGCTGATGGTACGGAACGCTGGCGGATCGACCGCGGCGGCTGGGGGGCGATCGCGGCCGCCGACGAACACGTCTACACGCTCGCCCGGAACGGGCTCTCAGCGCGGTCGGTCGCCGACGGCGACGCCGCCTGGGAAGTCAGCGCAGGAAACGAGATCTACCGTGGTCAGCCCGCGATCGTCGGCGATGCCGTTTTGATGGCCGACGACGACCTGCTCGCGGTCGATCGCGACGGCCCCGGCCTGGCCTCAAGCGGCGAGGTGTTCCGGGTCGGTGACGACCACCACGCGACGACCTACGGCGGCGTCGCCGTCGGCGCCGGCCGAATCTTCGTCGTCGACGGCTTCGAGAATCGACTCGTCGCGTTCGAGCCGGAATCGTAG